The genomic segment GTCAGGCCCTTGGATTGGAATCATGACGGTAAGCAAGAACTGGCTGTCACGCTCATGCGCAACGACTCGCTGTTTTTGAGTTTTATCGACATCGAGGGCAATAAGCTTTTTTCTTTTTTTCTCAGCAATGGCCATCCCCGGCGCGAACCCGAGGGGGAGCTGGAATGGGATCCCGCGATTACGGATTATCATCTCGTCGATGTCAATCGGGATGGCAGGAATGATCTCGTTACTGTCATTCGCACTGGTTTGGCTCGTGCGCCACGAGGCCTTTTGGTGCACTCGCTGCCGGACGGCCAATTGCTTGCCCAAAAACTTGTGGGCGCAATGATCCTTGACAGCCATTGCGATGATTTTGATGGCGACGGCATTGCCGAAGTTTTGGTACGAAGCTTTGCTCCCAACAATGGCGCACAGGCCGGGGGCTTTGATGATCGGCACTCCTACTTGATTGCTTTTAAACTTTCCCTTCCAATTGAAATCGTCTGGTCAAAAGAATACGGTGAGGCCTGGAGTCTGGCTAGCCTGAATTTCGTTGATTTTAACGGCGATGGCCGGCGTGATTTCATTGCGCGCAGCAGTACGCTTGCCGCCAAGCATCCATTGACCTCCAGTTTTGAAATTATCGAGCCGGGAACCTGGCGCAGCCTGCAGCAGATCGAGTTCCCCAATCAGTTTCGCGGCCACTTCGTCATGGATATTGACCGTGATGGAAAGCTCGAGATTGTCGCTCTTCGCCACCCTGACGAAATATGGGTAATGGATCGTGAGTTCAGAGTGATCAAACGCCGCAAACTTTCGGTCGGGGAATTTTTACTGGCGCCGCTGCGAGATTCCGATGGCGACGGGCTTAGTGAAATCGTCGCTCATAATGACAAGGCTTTTTATGTATTGGGTCCCGATCTTGAAATCCGGGCATTTATGAGTGATGCAAAATATTTGGGGGGAATCCCAAAAGAAGTCGGCGAGCCCTCCAGCATCCGTGTTGTCTCAAATGGCAAGACGTTGCTGCTGCGTATGGTGGAAAACAAGTTTTATCTTTTTTTTCGCTACGGCAAACCCGCATTGATATTGGTTACGATCAGCATGGCTCTCGTTTTGATTGCTTCTGCCAGTCGCATGCGAGACCGTTCTCGGCTATCAGGCGCATTGCAGGATTTCGTCTTTATGGACGACTCCCGCGGCTTGATGTTTCTCCAACCCGATGGCCGCATCTTGCGAAGTAATCACCGTCTCTTCTCCTGCTTGCAACAGCCTGAGCCGAATTCCCGGAAAGATCGCCATTTCACTGAAGTTTTCGATCATGACGAATTGCTGGCCTTTTTGCAAGCCTCATTGCAACCGCCCTATCACCGCCGCGAGATCAACATAACTTGCGCCGCAGAACGAACAGAGCGCGTGGTTCATGTGATCGCGGATCCGCTGACAATCAAAGGCCATTCCCGGCCGCATTGGCTGATACAATTTCTCGACAAATCCGTTGATCTGGAAATTCACCAGGCCAGAACCTGGGGCAAGATGGCGCAGCGCATCGCGCATGACATTAAAAATCCGCTCACCAGCATTCTGCTCACCCAGCAGCGCCTGCAAATGGAATATCGCGAGCGCTCGCCGGAATCTGCCGCGGTTTATGACGGTTATACCGCCAAAATCACCGATCGCATCGAAGCGCTGCGGTTGATGACGCGCAATTTCATGAAACTGATCAATCTCGAAAAGCTGCACCTGACGGAAATCGAACTGCACCCATTTTTGCGCGATGCCGTGCAGCATCTTTCCAAAAACCTCCCGCCCGACGTTGAACTCGAGGTCAAGCTCAACGGCCACAACGAGACCGCCGGCTTGGATCAAGATCAAATCAAGGTTCTGCTGGAAAATCTCCTCTCCAACGCCGTCAATGCCATGCCCCGCGGCGGCAAAATCAGCCTTACGGCGAATCTCGCCAAAGGCTTGCATCTTGCCGCAACCGAAACGGAGCCGCACGATTATGCCGTCATTGAGATCAGCGATACCGGCAAGGGCATGCCCCGTGACATGCTCGACAAAATCTTCGAGCCGGATTTCACCGCCACGGAAAACGGCACCGGCCTGGGTTTGGCCATCGTCAAAAAAATCGTCGAAGGCCATCACGGGCACATCGAAGTCGAAAGCGATCCCGGGATGGGGACGGTGTTTAGTGTGTATTTGCCGGTACGATGAAATACCACGATATACCAGTTTGAATTGTTCGCCATAAACATATTCTCCCTCTACACCCGAACTCTTTACAATGTATCATATTCTCCCACCGGTGTTTCCTTTCCTCAACGTTGGCGTTTAGAAAAACCAACACTCCTGATTCTCTCTGCTTTTCCGGCTCTCCGTATTGGTAGCACTAAATTCATGAATATCAGATTGCTAGAGTTTGTTGAGTAAGCGTCAACCGCCTGGCATGTGGTTTGATTTGCCGCTGAACACGGGCCCCACAATCAAATTGCGTTTAATAAAACTGCATCACTTTCAAATTGTGGAGAATCTCATGAAACGTTACGCATTTATTCTGGCTTTGATCAGCGGAATGATGGTCAGTTTCACTAACTCTTCATTCGCCTGGGATGGGCAGCGCAAGGGCTTTATTATCGGCATTGGCGCCGGCGGCGGGTTGGCAACCTACAAGCCCTATACCACATTTTCCGATTTCGGCTCGAACCCGGATTCAGAAATGAACCGCGAAAACAAATTTGCGCTCATGACGGATTTCAAAATCGGCTATGCGCCGAGCAACCAGGTGGCGCTCTTTTGGATGAGCAAAGTGGCCTGGTTCGGCCATACCAATGAATTCGCCGACGGGTCCAGCCAGAGCTACACGTTTGCCAGCGGCGTTGGCGGTTTGGGCGTGGCTTACTATTTCCAGCCACAAGGCCCGTCGCCCTATCTCACCGCGGGTCTGGGATTTTCCACCTTCAGTGCGCCTTTCGAAAGGGATTTCGACGGGCTTTTCGGCTCCGGCCTAGCGCTTGGCGCGGGCTACGAATTTTCCAACCATTGGAGCGTGGAAGGCAATTTCACCTGGGGAAGTCCGAATGAGGAATACTTCGGCGACGAGGTGGGCATCAAAACCTGGGCGGCAAGAGTGACGATCAATGTGTTGGGATATTAGTTCAGGAAATGAGGCAACCAAATAAAACTAACCCATTCACCTTTTCCAGCAAGGGAGTAAATCATGACACATGTTTCTTTTAAAAACGCCTGCGCAGTTTTTGTGGCGCTCGCTTTCATCCTGACTGTCGCCGGCTCGGAAGCGCATGCGCAATCGCAGGAAAAGATCGAGAAGGCGAATTCGATCAGCAATGTACTTATTGTCAGCGCCCTTGTGATCACCGCTGTCGCCGTCATTCTCACGGTTACAAAAGGCGATAAAAAAGACGCCGGCAAAGAAGGCGAACAGCAAAACAATCCAGAGAAGCAAGAGGAAGAGCAAAAACCCGAAGGCCAGGCGCGAGTTGAGCCATCGGTGTTGAGCGATCAGGCGGTTGCTTTGGAAACATATGAAACTGGGCGGGTGAACTCGATACCAGACAACCTCCCGTTCGCAGTTATTGAAAATCAGGAGCATCTTGGCTGTTGGAGGATTGCTATTGAGATGGAATGAAGCTTTCATGGTGAAAGTAAATGTATATGTTTTACACGATGAGGTTTATTGTCATACAAACTTTGATGTATAAGTTGCAATTGCCGTACCGAAATTTTCAAATCGAAGAAAGGGAAAAGATCATGGATTCTTTTGGGCATCTTATGAAATCTCTTCGTACAACTGGTAATGTGAATCGGCACGTGAGCATGCTGGCTTCGCTTCTTATGATGCTCTTCGTTCAAGCAGCGTTCGGCCAGACGATCATTTTTCAAGAAGATTTTGAGTCGGGTCAAGGTAGTTGGTATGCAGATAACGGAGTCTGGGAAATTGACACACTTGTTGCATTTACAGGTGGTCCGGATAGTTGTTATTCGGGGTTACAATGCGCGGGGACGATTCTAACCGGGAATTATGCGCCCAATGCCAATACACGCTTGATCAGCCCGTCAATCGATTTGCCCCTGGTTAGTGGAAGCGAGAAGATTCGCATCTATTTATGGCACTGGTTCGCAATGGATGAGGTTGATGCTCTAGGCCCGGACGTCGGACGTTTTCAAATATCCGTCAATGGCGGTAATTGGCTATCCCCACTGGGATCGACGGGCCCATATTCTGGCTTAGGCGGGGTGTGGACGCAGATAGCAATCGACCTTACAGCATACGCAGGGACTGGGATTCGTTTAGGGTTTTACTTTACGTCTACATCACGAGATCAGGCAGCGGGATGGTATGTTGATGATATTTTGATTCTCAAGAAATCCAATAGCTTTAATCCGGTTGATTCAGCAGAGAGTTTTGAAATAGGAATAGGAGATTGGCATGCGGACAACGGCGTTTGGGAGATTGGCGAGCCCACAGTTGGGCCAGATACTTGCTATTCAGATTCAAATTGCGCGGGAACGGTTCTAAACAATAACTATCCCCCCAATGCGAATACTCGTTTGATCAGCCCCGAATTTGATCTTCCCAATCTGGTTTCCCCTGCAAAGTTGCATTTGCACTTTTGGCATTGGTTCGTCACAAATGAAGATGATGCCTTGGGACCTGATGAGGGGCGAGTACAACTATCCGTTAATTACGGGCCATGGGAAAGCATAATGGGGCCACTTGCAGGAAGCAGTTCCGTTTGGACACATGTCAGCGTGGACTTGTCTAAATATGCCGGCATGAACGTCCGTCTTGCTTTCAATTTTACCTCAACCAGTAGAGATGAGGCTCATGGCTGGTATGTTGATAACATATCCATTCACTCAATTCCCAATGTTTTCAATGTCACAACTAATCCTGAAACTTTTGAGCCTGGAATCGGCGAGTGGTGGGTTGACAATGGCGTTTGGGAAGTTGGTCACCCGACGGTTGGTCCTATGAATGGATATAACAGCCCCAATTGCGCTGGCACTATTTTAGGAGAAAATTATCCTAATCTTGCAAACAGTCGGCTCATCAGCCCAGAGTTCACGCTTGGTATAGACGCTGCCGGAAAGACACCAGCCCTGTTTTTCCGACATTGGTATCGAATGAACAATACCGATGCTCTCGGGCCAGACCAGGGATACGTTCAAATTTCAGTTCATCGTGGGCCATGGGAAAACTTAGCTGGACCGTACACCGGCATTAGTGAAACATGGACACAGGCTGCTGCGCCAAATATCTCGGCATATATCGGCTCAACAGTTCGCATTGCATTTCTTTTTAGCTCAACCTCACGAGACGTTGATTCCGGTTGGTACATTGATGATATTAGATTCGATGGGGTTGTTGCTGTTCGTGATCGTTTCCAAGAAAACGATATTATACAATCAATGACATTACATCAAAACTTCCCCAATCCCTTCAACCCCGAAACCGTCATTCTCTACGAGTTGCCGCAAACGAGCCAAGTCGAGGTTGTAGTCTTCAACCTGCTTGGCGAACGGATTCGTACCCTCGTCAATCAGCGGCAAACGGCGGGGCAGCATCACTTGCACTGGGATGGCCGCAATGAGTTTGGCATGCCCGTGCCTTCGGGCGTTTATCTCTACCGCCTGCGCGCCGGAGAATTCGTGCAAACGCGCAAGATGGTTTTGATGCAATAAGATCAACTGACCGGCCACTACTGTGATAGCTCTTTCGATAAACAACAGATATTGACCGGTCGCTCAGATCGTTTGTTCACCGCAAATCGGTGGAATTATAGCGACCGGTCAATGAGCGGTTTAGAAGTGCCTTTGGCAGTAGAATCACCTCGCTTCAACTGGGCGGCGGGGGGCCGCTCTTTTGCTTGTCATCTCTTGCATCCTCATTCTCCCGCCCCGCTTGCGCCATGAAACAATGATTGTTTTATTCGAAACGAATGTTATATTTCATTCGAGAAATTACTCCGGTCATGGTTAATTTTTTAAAAACGGTATGGCATGAACGAACAAGAACGCGCGCGGGAACGGCGCGAGCGACCCGGCAACATGGCCCGCCTGGTGCGGCTCAAAGATGCCGATCGCTCGTTTGATTACGCATTCTGGCAAAATCTTTCGGCAGAGGACCGGTTTGCAGCGATGTGGCAATTGATCATCGACATGAGAATCTTGCGAGGCGAAGATGAGGTTGAACCCCGATTACTTCGACATGTTGAAAGCCTTCAACGCCGCCGGCGTTAATTATCTGATCGTCGGCGCCTACGCGTTCGGATTTCATGTCGAGCCGCGCACCACGAAAGATATCGACGTTTGGGTCGATCCCACCCCGGAGAATGCCAGGCGGGTATATCAAGCGCTGATTGATTTTGGCGCGCCATTGGAAGGGATTGAGGCGCAGGATTTTTGCAACTCTGATGTCGTCTATCAAATCGGAGTCGCTCCAAACCGCATTGACATACTCACCGGCCTGGAGAGTATCTCATTCGCTGAAGCCTGGTAAAATCGGCAGGAAGCTTCCTATGGCGGGGAAAAAGTTTTTATCATCGGCCGCGAAGATTTGGTCAAAGTCAAGCGCGCCGCCGGAAGGCCTCAAGACTTGGAAGATGTCCGCAGCCTGGAAGCAAGCAGCAAACGTGCCGGAAAAAGATGACGACCCAAGCCTCGCGCGATCATTTCCGGCTGAACATGACTCGCCTCCCGCAATAAACACAAAAAACCACAAACCTTCTTGCCTCTTGCCACCTGCCCTTTGCTTTCTCACCTAACATCATACCGCAAAAACACCACAAACGCGCCGGCAAATGCGACGATGGTGCACAGCGCCAGCACTCCCCAGTCCATGAGCGTGGGGGCAAGCGCATCGGCAAAGGAATGCGCGGGGGCTTGAAAACGCGGCAGCTCACTCAAATCCAACGAACCTTTGTCGCGATCACTGCTGATGGAAAAGCCCTTATCGGAATCAACCGTAATGCGAATGCCGCCGGTGCCGCCGGCCTCTTTCTGTTTTTTCTCGGTGAAGGCGGTGAAGGTGTTGCGGTAATTTTGCATGGCATCTTCATAGCGCGTTTTCAGCGTCAAATCGGTGCCGGCAAGATTCATTGCGGCTAGCTGATAGGCCGAGGCCGGCGAAAAGCGTGAGAGCGCGAATCCCAGGCGCTCTTGCTGTGCTTTGCGATTGCGCAAATCCTCATTCAACTTGATGGAGAAATCGTTGATCTCTTTCAGCATTGTTTTGCGCGCCGTATCTTCCTGCTCGAGCCATGCCCACTCGTGCTCATCGCGATAAGCCTCACGTTGTTCTGGCGACATGCCTTCCATCTCCGCATCACGGCTGCGCCAGCGCTCGCTCATGTCCTTCATGTGCCTGTCCCAGCTTGCTTTCTCAAAGCCGTTCTGTTGCCCTTCGATCTCAGCAAC from the Cytophagia bacterium CHB2 genome contains:
- a CDS encoding T9SS type A sorting domain-containing protein is translated as MYMFYTMRFIVIQTLMYKLQLPYRNFQIEEREKIMDSFGHLMKSLRTTGNVNRHVSMLASLLMMLFVQAAFGQTIIFQEDFESGQGSWYADNGVWEIDTLVAFTGGPDSCYSGLQCAGTILTGNYAPNANTRLISPSIDLPLVSGSEKIRIYLWHWFAMDEVDALGPDVGRFQISVNGGNWLSPLGSTGPYSGLGGVWTQIAIDLTAYAGTGIRLGFYFTSTSRDQAAGWYVDDILILKKSNSFNPVDSAESFEIGIGDWHADNGVWEIGEPTVGPDTCYSDSNCAGTVLNNNYPPNANTRLISPEFDLPNLVSPAKLHLHFWHWFVTNEDDALGPDEGRVQLSVNYGPWESIMGPLAGSSSVWTHVSVDLSKYAGMNVRLAFNFTSTSRDEAHGWYVDNISIHSIPNVFNVTTNPETFEPGIGEWWVDNGVWEVGHPTVGPMNGYNSPNCAGTILGENYPNLANSRLISPEFTLGIDAAGKTPALFFRHWYRMNNTDALGPDQGYVQISVHRGPWENLAGPYTGISETWTQAAAPNISAYIGSTVRIAFLFSSTSRDVDSGWYIDDIRFDGVVAVRDRFQENDIIQSMTLHQNFPNPFNPETVILYELPQTSQVEVVVFNLLGERIRTLVNQRQTAGQHHLHWDGRNEFGMPVPSGVYLYRLRAGEFVQTRKMVLMQ
- a CDS encoding GHKL domain-containing protein, whose translation is MMAFWRTWLLLLAFLASGCSQSSLHSLDTDKLPFRLESVASYDPSVVLEDLDNDGRYEILKTHNDIDPVTGARSSFLQIRTHANFVVDQINFPALIWDVRPLDWNHDGKQELAVTLMRNDSLFLSFIDIEGNKLFSFFLSNGHPRREPEGELEWDPAITDYHLVDVNRDGRNDLVTVIRTGLARAPRGLLVHSLPDGQLLAQKLVGAMILDSHCDDFDGDGIAEVLVRSFAPNNGAQAGGFDDRHSYLIAFKLSLPIEIVWSKEYGEAWSLASLNFVDFNGDGRRDFIARSSTLAAKHPLTSSFEIIEPGTWRSLQQIEFPNQFRGHFVMDIDRDGKLEIVALRHPDEIWVMDREFRVIKRRKLSVGEFLLAPLRDSDGDGLSEIVAHNDKAFYVLGPDLEIRAFMSDAKYLGGIPKEVGEPSSIRVVSNGKTLLLRMVENKFYLFFRYGKPALILVTISMALVLIASASRMRDRSRLSGALQDFVFMDDSRGLMFLQPDGRILRSNHRLFSCLQQPEPNSRKDRHFTEVFDHDELLAFLQASLQPPYHRREINITCAAERTERVVHVIADPLTIKGHSRPHWLIQFLDKSVDLEIHQARTWGKMAQRIAHDIKNPLTSILLTQQRLQMEYRERSPESAAVYDGYTAKITDRIEALRLMTRNFMKLINLEKLHLTEIELHPFLRDAVQHLSKNLPPDVELEVKLNGHNETAGLDQDQIKVLLENLLSNAVNAMPRGGKISLTANLAKGLHLAATETEPHDYAVIEISDTGKGMPRDMLDKIFEPDFTATENGTGLGLAIVKKIVEGHHGHIEVESDPGMGTVFSVYLPVR
- a CDS encoding porin family protein, whose translation is MSKRQPPGMWFDLPLNTGPTIKLRLIKLHHFQIVENLMKRYAFILALISGMMVSFTNSSFAWDGQRKGFIIGIGAGGGLATYKPYTTFSDFGSNPDSEMNRENKFALMTDFKIGYAPSNQVALFWMSKVAWFGHTNEFADGSSQSYTFASGVGGLGVAYYFQPQGPSPYLTAGLGFSTFSAPFERDFDGLFGSGLALGAGYEFSNHWSVEGNFTWGSPNEEYFGDEVGIKTWAARVTINVLGY